The following coding sequences are from one Saprospiraceae bacterium window:
- the infB gene encoding translation initiation factor IF-2, protein MTRLLIKVATEFNLGLQTIVDHLQKKGFEIDPRPTAKVSDEMYAELLKEFQGSIKEKEQAAQLQKPATPVKEKPAPKLDFNLFGDPVPEKPVAKPKTEPKQEELIPVKIDETLKPKLKVVGKIELEKAEEKSLPQEEPVIEPPVEVITPPVAPQELPIPSASEEITRIKAPELKGLKILGKIDTNKLKEKETRKKDERKPNTPDTAKPNTNSAADAEKKKRKRKRKKIGTQEVGSGQNQGNRAKTGAGGGGYKKEEAPKEISQKQIEEKIKATMARLNVGGKNKRQKIRRDKREEMREKAELAEAASDRSKIQLTEFVTVQELSNLMDVPVIDVITTCMNMGIIVSINQRLDAEVIEILAEEFGHKIEFISSEETVVEEEVEVDDPADLVPRSPIVTVMGHVDHGKTSLLDYIRKTNVASGEAGGITQHIGAYEVSVGPDNKKITFLDTPGHEAFTAMRARGAKVTDVAVIIVAADDHIMPQTKEAISHAQAANVPIVFAINKIDKPGADPERIKNELSQMNFLVDSWGGKYSSQEISAKNGIGIEALLEKIILEAEVLDLKANPEKLAIGTVLEASLDKGRGYVAKLLVQNGTLYIGDTILAGEFAGKIKAMFNERGQKLKEAKTSSPVMVLGLTGAPTAGEKFKVMEDESEARAVASRRSQISREQANRASKRISLDEIGRRLALGNFKELKLIVKGDVDGSVEALSDSLIKLSVEKIQVSVIHKAVGQIIESDILLASASDAIVIGFQVRPSVAARNLAEKEGVEVKTYSIIYEAIEEIKLAMEGMLEPTKEEKVTGQVEVREVFKISKVGTVAGGFVIDGKVTRNNFVRVIRDGIVIYPSREGGNGELASLKRFKEDVKEVKENMECGISVKNFNDIKLGDIIEAYEITEVKQKL, encoded by the coding sequence ATGACCCGATTATTAATCAAAGTTGCGACAGAGTTTAACCTTGGCTTGCAGACCATTGTGGACCATTTGCAAAAGAAGGGGTTCGAGATCGATCCTCGACCCACTGCAAAGGTGAGCGATGAAATGTATGCTGAGTTGCTCAAAGAATTCCAGGGCTCTATAAAAGAGAAAGAGCAAGCTGCGCAGCTCCAGAAGCCTGCTACACCAGTTAAAGAAAAACCGGCCCCTAAGCTTGATTTTAATCTTTTCGGTGATCCGGTTCCCGAAAAACCAGTGGCAAAGCCAAAGACAGAGCCAAAACAGGAAGAGTTGATTCCTGTTAAAATAGATGAAACTCTCAAGCCAAAACTGAAAGTTGTGGGCAAGATCGAGCTGGAGAAAGCTGAAGAAAAATCTCTTCCGCAGGAAGAGCCGGTAATTGAACCACCGGTTGAAGTAATTACCCCTCCGGTAGCTCCTCAAGAGCTTCCTATACCATCGGCTTCCGAGGAGATCACCAGAATAAAAGCACCTGAGCTCAAAGGCTTGAAAATTCTGGGAAAGATTGATACGAACAAGCTAAAAGAGAAAGAAACTAGAAAAAAGGACGAAAGGAAACCTAATACTCCTGACACTGCCAAGCCCAATACCAATAGTGCAGCGGATGCTGAAAAGAAAAAAAGGAAGCGTAAGCGCAAGAAAATAGGTACACAAGAAGTTGGGTCCGGTCAGAACCAAGGCAACCGGGCAAAAACTGGTGCAGGAGGTGGAGGCTACAAAAAGGAAGAAGCTCCAAAAGAAATTTCTCAAAAGCAGATTGAGGAAAAGATCAAAGCCACAATGGCTCGCCTCAATGTCGGAGGAAAAAATAAAAGACAAAAAATACGTAGGGATAAGCGAGAAGAAATGCGTGAGAAAGCCGAGTTGGCTGAAGCAGCTTCGGATCGTTCGAAAATCCAGTTGACTGAATTCGTGACCGTACAGGAATTATCCAATCTGATGGATGTACCGGTCATTGATGTCATCACGACTTGTATGAATATGGGTATTATTGTATCCATCAACCAAAGACTTGACGCTGAAGTGATTGAGATATTAGCAGAGGAGTTTGGCCATAAGATAGAGTTTATCAGTTCAGAAGAAACAGTAGTAGAAGAGGAAGTAGAAGTAGATGATCCTGCCGACCTCGTCCCTAGGTCGCCGATCGTGACCGTGATGGGTCACGTCGATCATGGAAAAACATCCCTGCTTGACTATATCAGAAAGACAAACGTAGCAAGCGGAGAAGCAGGAGGGATTACTCAGCACATTGGAGCCTACGAAGTTTCAGTAGGACCTGACAACAAGAAAATCACATTCCTTGATACTCCCGGTCACGAGGCTTTTACAGCTATGCGTGCTCGTGGAGCAAAGGTAACTGACGTCGCTGTCATCATAGTGGCAGCAGATGATCACATCATGCCTCAGACCAAAGAGGCCATATCGCATGCTCAGGCAGCCAATGTTCCTATAGTCTTTGCCATCAATAAAATAGATAAGCCCGGTGCAGATCCGGAGAGAATTAAGAACGAACTTTCTCAGATGAATTTCCTCGTAGATTCATGGGGAGGTAAATACTCATCTCAGGAAATTTCTGCCAAGAACGGTATTGGCATAGAAGCACTGCTTGAAAAGATTATTTTGGAAGCAGAGGTACTTGATTTAAAAGCTAATCCGGAAAAATTGGCGATTGGTACTGTACTGGAAGCATCTCTGGACAAAGGGCGAGGTTATGTAGCAAAGCTATTGGTGCAAAATGGAACACTGTATATAGGTGATACAATTTTGGCCGGCGAATTTGCTGGCAAGATCAAGGCGATGTTCAATGAAAGAGGACAAAAGCTCAAAGAAGCAAAAACCTCTTCTCCCGTAATGGTTCTAGGTCTCACAGGTGCCCCTACTGCAGGAGAAAAGTTCAAAGTGATGGAGGACGAATCCGAAGCAAGAGCAGTAGCATCACGCAGATCTCAAATATCAAGAGAACAGGCCAACCGAGCTTCCAAGCGCATATCTTTGGATGAGATTGGAAGAAGGCTTGCATTAGGAAACTTCAAAGAGTTGAAGCTCATTGTCAAGGGTGACGTGGATGGATCCGTAGAAGCCTTGTCAGATAGTTTGATCAAGTTGTCTGTCGAAAAAATACAAGTATCCGTTATTCATAAAGCTGTAGGGCAAATTATAGAATCTGATATCTTGCTCGCCTCAGCTTCCGATGCGATTGTAATTGGATTCCAGGTGAGGCCTTCTGTGGCTGCTAGAAATCTGGCAGAAAAGGAAGGTGTCGAAGTGAAAACGTATTCCATAATCTACGAAGCAATTGAGGAAATCAAACTCGCCATGGAAGGGATGTTGGAACCTACCAAAGAAGAGAAAGTCACCGGTCAGGTGGAAGTGCGTGAAGTATTCAAAATCTCTAAGGTAGGAACAGTAGCGGGGGGATTTGTGATCGATGGAAAAGTCACAAGAAATAATTTTGTTCGCGTAATCCGTGATGGTATTGTGATTTATCCTTCTCGTGAAGGAGGCAATGGGGAATTGGCTTCACTCAAGCGCTTCAAAGAAGATGTTAAAGAAGTGAAAGAAAATATGGAATGTGGTATTTCCGTTAAAAACTTTAATGATATCAAATTAGGAGATATCATAGAAGCTTACGAGATTACAGAGGTAAAACAAAAATTATAA
- a CDS encoding TIGR02757 family protein gives MKIPSEVTSFLLEQAWRFNQSSFIENDPISIPHSFSKKQDIEISGFWTAILSWGNRKSIIKNCNELSRLMDNAPLDFVKNYQEKDGLKFSKFIHRTFQYADSLYFLQFLSSWYKKHSSLEDAFIPEGFNSCESVENSLNLFHERFFYDDPDQVNHRTRKHVAQPKSGSRCKRMNMFLRWMVRKDNRGVDFGMWNKIEASQLKIPLDIHVEKTARKYGLLQRKNLDWKAVLELSSYCSEIIPEDPGLLDYALFGLSIENN, from the coding sequence ATGAAAATTCCTTCTGAAGTTACATCATTTTTGTTGGAGCAAGCTTGGCGCTTCAATCAAAGTTCATTTATTGAAAATGATCCGATATCCATTCCTCACTCTTTTTCAAAAAAGCAAGATATTGAAATCTCTGGTTTTTGGACAGCAATATTGTCTTGGGGAAATCGTAAATCCATCATCAAAAACTGTAATGAGCTGAGCAGATTGATGGATAATGCTCCTCTTGATTTTGTGAAAAATTATCAAGAGAAAGACGGATTAAAATTTAGTAAATTTATTCACAGAACATTTCAGTATGCGGACAGTCTATATTTTTTGCAATTTTTGTCAAGCTGGTACAAAAAGCACTCCTCACTGGAAGATGCGTTTATTCCGGAAGGATTCAATTCCTGTGAATCTGTAGAAAATAGTCTAAACCTGTTTCATGAAAGATTTTTTTATGATGATCCGGACCAAGTGAATCATCGGACACGAAAGCACGTAGCGCAACCTAAATCCGGTTCAAGATGTAAGCGAATGAATATGTTTTTGAGGTGGATGGTGCGCAAAGATAATCGTGGAGTTGATTTTGGTATGTGGAATAAAATCGAAGCGTCACAGTTGAAGATACCATTAGATATTCACGTGGAAAAAACTGCAAGAAAATATGGATTACTCCAGAGGAAAAATTTGGACTGGAAAGCAGTTCTTGAGTTGAGCTCATATTGTTCCGAAATAATACCAGAAGATCCGGGTCTTCTCGATTATGCCTTGTTCGGATTGAGCATTGAGAATAATTAA
- a CDS encoding DUF3667 domain-containing protein, protein MKICKNCSNNFDTKFCPYCGTCSTSKRIDKHYLLHEIQHGVFHLENGFFYTTKELLTNPGNSIRRFIEGDRTKHFKPIGYLVATSILYVFIKHLFHFDELLELQNKDKVVSETYLSLLNWATEHQNYSNLFEIIFLATFTTILYRKKEYNFFEYFVLFTYLTGFFMLIGILGLSFTYFTNNRLFFKFSEYFGFIYFSWGLGKFLSENKWTAYIKTFFVYLISVISFFGLLLLSGIILDYIKINM, encoded by the coding sequence ATGAAAATTTGTAAAAATTGTTCAAACAACTTTGACACAAAATTTTGTCCTTACTGTGGGACTTGCTCAACCTCAAAAAGAATAGACAAACATTACTTATTACACGAAATTCAACATGGAGTTTTTCATTTGGAAAATGGATTCTTTTATACTACAAAAGAACTTCTAACAAATCCTGGAAATTCTATTAGACGATTTATTGAAGGTGACCGAACGAAGCATTTTAAACCTATTGGTTATTTGGTTGCCACATCTATTCTTTACGTTTTTATAAAGCATTTGTTTCACTTTGATGAATTATTAGAATTACAAAATAAAGATAAAGTAGTAAGTGAAACCTATTTAAGTCTTTTGAATTGGGCAACTGAACACCAAAATTACTCCAACTTATTTGAAATTATTTTTTTAGCAACATTTACAACAATTCTTTATCGAAAAAAAGAGTATAATTTTTTTGAATATTTTGTACTATTCACCTATTTAACGGGGTTTTTTATGTTAATTGGAATTTTAGGTTTGTCTTTTACTTATTTTACAAATAACAGATTGTTTTTTAAATTTTCTGAATATTTTGGTTTCATTTATTTCAGTTGGGGATTAGGGAAATTTCTTTCTGAAAATAAATGGACGGCCTATATAAAAACATTTTTTGTTTATTTAATTAGTGTCATTTCATTTTTTGGACTCCTTTTATTAAGCGGAATAATTTTGGATTATATTAAAATAAACATGTGA
- a CDS encoding CYTH domain-containing protein, with amino-acid sequence MKNILIRQLGVKIVVDKRRKIYFIDNVKFHFDVVENLGTFIEVEAIDSKEEFRLEELERTVTNILTFLN; translated from the coding sequence TTGAAAAATATTTTGATCAGACAACTTGGAGTTAAAATAGTGGTGGACAAAAGGCGGAAAATATATTTCATTGACAATGTTAAATTTCATTTTGACGTTGTTGAAAATCTAGGGACATTCATTGAAGTTGAGGCAATTGACAGCAAAGAAGAGTTTAGATTAGAAGAATTGGAACGAACTGTGACAAATATTTTGACTTTTTTAAATTAA